From one Fusobacterium mortiferum ATCC 9817 genomic stretch:
- the mgtA gene encoding magnesium-translocating P-type ATPase, with protein sequence MKKFKNINKTEINSRNLKDEENKKIRVYSSLGTEELLKKLDTSLEGVTKEQAEKSLDIFGKNIITHGKKKSFFKKIVEAFVNPFTAVLFCLALVSTVTDMIIPWYSNTPEDFSPITVIIITTMVTISGLLRFIQEEKSNNAAESLSAMITTTTSVKRFGENKKEIPLEDVVIGDIVYLAAGDIIPADLRIIECKDFFISQSSLTGESEPVEKKAQIILDDKLAVTELNNIAFMGSNVISGSAIGVVISTGDNTLLGSISKTLVSDEKIESSFEKGVNSVSWLLIRFMMVMVPIVFFVNGFTKGSWVQALLFAISIAVGLTPEMLPMIVTTCLAKGAVSMAKKKTIVKNLNSIQNFGSMDILCTDKTGTITLDKVVLEYHMDVHGNENNRVLRHAFLNSWFQTGLKNLLDLSIIEKTHEEGEKDSSLLELEKIYTKVDEIPFDFSRRRMTVVVEDKSGKRQMITKGAVEEMLSICKYTEFKGEIVLLTDEIKEEVLKTVEKFNEDGLRVIALAQKTNPSPVDSFGVKDEVDMVLMGYLAFLDPPKPTTAKAIAALKEYGVRTKVLTGDNDKVTKSICGKVGLNSKNILLGSDIDNMSDEELSTVIEKVDIFAKLSPMQKTRIVQILKENGHTVGFMGDGINDAAAMKEADIGISVDTAVDIAKESADIILLEKDLMVLEEGIIEGRKTYANMIKYIKMTASSNFGNMFSVLAASAFLPFLPMMSIHLILLNLIYDLSCTAIPWDNVDKEFLKIPRKWEASSIGKFMLWIGPTSSIFDITTYLLMYFVICPMFVSNGVLYNSIPVEQETLRAAYEAMFQTGWFIESMWSQTLVIHMIRTPKIPFIQSITSLPVTVLTMLGILIVSIIPYTPLGNLLGLTQLPLIYWFFLILTIVGYMLLVTLVKKQYIKKYRELL encoded by the coding sequence ATGAAAAAATTTAAAAACATTAATAAAACCGAAATCAACTCAAGAAATCTAAAAGATGAAGAAAACAAAAAAATAAGAGTGTACTCTTCTCTAGGAACAGAGGAGTTACTAAAAAAATTAGATACATCTTTAGAGGGAGTTACTAAGGAACAAGCTGAAAAAAGCTTAGATATATTTGGAAAGAATATAATAACTCATGGAAAGAAAAAATCTTTCTTCAAAAAAATAGTAGAGGCTTTTGTAAATCCTTTTACAGCTGTACTTTTCTGTCTAGCTCTTGTATCTACTGTTACTGATATGATTATTCCTTGGTACAGCAACACTCCAGAAGATTTTTCTCCTATTACAGTAATCATTATCACTACTATGGTTACTATCTCTGGATTATTACGTTTTATTCAAGAGGAAAAAAGTAATAATGCTGCTGAAAGCTTATCTGCTATGATAACTACTACTACTTCAGTTAAAAGATTTGGAGAAAATAAAAAGGAGATTCCTTTAGAAGATGTAGTAATCGGAGATATAGTTTATCTTGCTGCTGGGGATATTATCCCTGCTGATTTAAGAATAATTGAGTGTAAAGACTTCTTTATCAGCCAATCTTCTCTAACAGGTGAGAGTGAGCCAGTAGAGAAAAAAGCTCAAATTATACTAGATGATAAACTTGCTGTAACAGAGTTAAATAACATAGCTTTTATGGGAAGCAATGTTATCAGTGGCTCAGCTATTGGAGTTGTTATCTCTACTGGAGATAATACACTTCTTGGTTCTATATCTAAAACTTTAGTATCAGATGAAAAAATTGAATCTAGTTTCGAAAAAGGTGTCAATTCTGTTTCATGGTTGCTTATCCGTTTTATGATGGTAATGGTTCCTATTGTATTCTTTGTAAATGGATTTACAAAAGGAAGCTGGGTACAAGCTCTACTATTTGCCATCTCAATAGCTGTAGGACTTACTCCAGAGATGTTACCTATGATAGTTACAACTTGTCTAGCTAAAGGTGCTGTATCTATGGCTAAAAAGAAAACTATTGTTAAAAATCTTAATTCTATTCAAAACTTTGGTTCAATGGATATCCTTTGTACAGATAAGACAGGAACTATCACTTTAGACAAGGTAGTTCTAGAGTATCATATGGACGTACATGGAAATGAAAATAATAGAGTATTGCGTCATGCTTTTTTAAATAGCTGGTTTCAAACAGGATTAAAAAATCTATTAGATTTATCTATCATTGAAAAAACTCATGAAGAAGGAGAAAAGGATAGTTCTCTTTTAGAATTAGAAAAGATATATACAAAAGTTGATGAGATTCCTTTTGACTTTTCTCGTCGTCGTATGACTGTAGTGGTAGAAGATAAATCAGGAAAAAGACAGATGATAACTAAAGGTGCTGTTGAAGAGATGTTATCTATTTGTAAATATACAGAGTTTAAAGGTGAGATAGTTTTACTTACTGATGAGATAAAAGAGGAAGTTTTAAAAACTGTTGAAAAATTCAATGAAGACGGACTTCGTGTTATTGCTCTTGCTCAAAAAACTAATCCATCTCCTGTGGATAGTTTTGGAGTAAAAGATGAAGTAGATATGGTACTTATGGGATATCTTGCTTTCTTAGACCCACCTAAACCTACAACTGCTAAGGCTATTGCTGCTCTAAAAGAGTATGGTGTAAGAACTAAGGTTCTAACTGGAGATAATGATAAAGTTACTAAAAGTATTTGTGGAAAAGTTGGACTTAATAGTAAAAATATTTTACTTGGCTCAGATATAGATAATATGAGTGATGAAGAACTTTCAACTGTTATTGAAAAGGTAGATATCTTTGCAAAACTATCTCCTATGCAAAAAACTAGAATTGTTCAAATCTTAAAAGAGAATGGACATACAGTTGGATTTATGGGAGATGGAATAAATGATGCTGCTGCTATGAAAGAGGCAGATATAGGAATATCTGTTGATACAGCTGTGGATATAGCTAAGGAATCTGCTGATATAATCTTACTTGAAAAAGATTTAATGGTATTAGAAGAGGGAATTATAGAGGGACGTAAAACTTATGCTAATATGATTAAGTATATTAAGATGACTGCTTCATCTAACTTTGGTAATATGTTTTCAGTATTAGCTGCTAGTGCTTTCTTACCATTTTTACCAATGATGAGCATACACTTAATTCTATTAAATCTAATCTATGACCTATCTTGTACTGCTATCCCTTGGGATAATGTAGATAAAGAGTTTTTAAAAATTCCTAGAAAATGGGAAGCAAGCTCTATTGGAAAATTTATGTTATGGATAGGACCTACTAGTTCTATATTTGATATAACTACATACTTATTGATGTATTTTGTAATCTGTCCTATGTTTGTATCGAATGGAGTGCTATACAACTCTATCCCAGTTGAGCAAGAAACATTGAGAGCAGCTTATGAAGCTATGTTCCAAACAGGTTGGTTTATTGAATCTATGTGGTCGCAAACTCTAGTTATCCATATGATAAGAACTCCAAAAATTCCTTTTATTCAAAGTATAACTTCTTTACCTGTAACTGTACTTACAATGTTAGGAATTTTAATTGTTTCAATAATTCCATATACTCCTTTAGGAAATCTATTAGGATTAACTCAATTACCACTTATCTATTGGTTCTTCTTAATCCTAACAATAGTAGGATATATGCTACTAGTTACACTAGTTAAAAAACAGTATATCAAAAAATATAGAGAATTATTATAA
- a CDS encoding methionine ABC transporter ATP-binding protein, whose protein sequence is MIELKNISKTYYDNGKKVEALKNINLSFNPGEIVGIIGYSGAGKSTLLRCINLLEPPTTGEVIINGVTLNTLNDKELREIRKKIGMIFQHFNLMKSRTISKNISYPLKGSNLSKKEIDLRVEELLELVNLKEKKENYPSQLSGGQKQRVGIARALANKPDIILCDEATSALDPETTISILKLLKKVNQELGVTIILITHQMEVIKEICDRVIVMEDGEIKEQGDIVEVFSRPKADITKKFLSTIFNSKKISEYLENLPSKPDEHFIKLSYIGENAEEAYISKISRELDIDASILFGNIEIIKGTSIGNLIVKFEGSEEKVSNAINYLNQNNIDTEVLKNVGICI, encoded by the coding sequence ATGATTGAACTAAAGAACATCAGCAAGACTTACTATGACAATGGAAAAAAAGTAGAGGCATTGAAAAATATCAATCTCTCTTTTAATCCTGGGGAAATCGTAGGGATTATAGGATACTCTGGAGCAGGTAAAAGTACACTACTCAGATGTATAAATCTCTTAGAACCACCCACTACTGGAGAAGTTATCATTAATGGAGTCACACTAAATACTCTAAATGATAAAGAACTTCGAGAAATTAGAAAAAAAATAGGAATGATATTTCAACACTTTAATCTAATGAAAAGTAGAACCATCTCTAAAAATATCTCCTATCCATTAAAGGGAAGTAACTTATCTAAAAAGGAGATAGATTTAAGAGTAGAGGAGTTACTTGAACTAGTTAACTTAAAAGAGAAAAAGGAGAATTATCCATCTCAACTATCTGGAGGACAAAAACAGAGAGTAGGTATAGCAAGAGCTCTTGCTAATAAACCAGATATAATTCTGTGTGATGAAGCTACTTCTGCTCTAGACCCTGAAACTACAATTTCTATTCTGAAGCTTCTAAAAAAAGTTAATCAAGAATTAGGAGTTACAATTATCCTAATAACACATCAAATGGAGGTAATAAAAGAAATATGTGATAGAGTTATAGTTATGGAAGATGGAGAAATTAAGGAACAAGGAGATATTGTAGAAGTATTTTCAAGACCAAAAGCTGACATTACAAAAAAATTTCTTTCTACAATATTTAATAGTAAAAAAATATCTGAATATCTTGAAAATCTACCCTCAAAACCTGATGAGCATTTTATAAAGCTATCATATATAGGTGAAAATGCTGAGGAAGCTTATATTTCAAAAATTTCTAGGGAATTGGATATAGATGCTAGTATTCTTTTTGGTAATATTGAAATTATTAAAGGAACATCTATTGGAAATCTCATTGTTAAATTTGAAGGAAGTGAAGAAAAGGTTTCAAATGCTATAAACTACTTAAACCAAAACAATATAGATACGGAGGTTTTAAAAAATGTTGGAATTTGCATATAA
- a CDS encoding MetQ/NlpA family ABC transporter substrate-binding protein, which translates to MLKKLKYIIITSILTLLFVNCGGEKTSQENIIKLGINGDESIVWETVRDELKKENITLKFVSFGDYIRPNLALQEKEIDLNAFQTEIYFDTFKKEHNLTIENIAYTVIAPMGIYSKKITDLSQLKDNSTVAIPNDSSNSGRALILLQEAGLIKLAEGSGLFPRIKDIISNPKNLKIVELVATQIPRSIDDVDIAVINNGVAVEANYSPLEDSLFLEDAKNEKLKPYFNIIASREDNKDNPLVKRVVEVYQSQKIKDLIIEYYKGSSVPVF; encoded by the coding sequence ATGTTAAAAAAATTAAAATATATCATTATTACATCAATTCTAACACTACTTTTTGTTAACTGTGGTGGTGAAAAAACTTCTCAAGAAAATATAATTAAACTAGGAATCAATGGAGATGAAAGTATTGTTTGGGAAACAGTGAGAGATGAATTAAAAAAGGAAAACATAACTTTGAAATTTGTTAGTTTTGGAGATTATATTAGACCAAACTTAGCTCTTCAAGAAAAAGAGATAGATTTAAATGCTTTTCAAACAGAGATATACTTTGATACTTTTAAGAAAGAACATAATTTAACTATTGAAAATATAGCTTATACTGTGATAGCCCCTATGGGAATATACTCTAAAAAAATTACAGATTTATCACAACTAAAGGATAATTCAACTGTTGCTATACCCAATGATAGCTCTAACTCTGGAAGAGCCTTAATCCTACTTCAAGAAGCAGGACTTATAAAATTAGCAGAAGGGTCAGGATTGTTTCCTAGAATTAAAGATATAATATCTAATCCTAAGAATTTAAAAATTGTTGAACTTGTAGCAACTCAAATCCCTAGATCTATTGATGATGTGGATATAGCTGTTATAAATAATGGAGTTGCTGTAGAAGCTAATTATTCTCCATTAGAAGACTCATTATTTTTGGAAGATGCTAAAAATGAAAAGTTAAAACCTTACTTTAATATTATTGCTAGTAGAGAAGACAACAAAGATAATCCTCTTGTAAAAAGAGTAGTAGAAGTTTATCAATCACAAAAAATAAAAGATTTAATAATCGAATATTACAAAGGTTCATCTGTTCCTGTATTCTAA
- a CDS encoding methionine ABC transporter permease — translation MLEFAYKYLENVIYYREELYTALGETIIMVFIAGIISTLIGIILGIALAVTKKNGILENTFINTTLARIINILRSIPFVILLAALIPVTRFIVGTTIGLKGAIVPLIFGSAPFIARQIESALSSVDSGVIEAAYAMGSSPFEIIYRVLLREALPEIIYALIITTVSLISFSAVAGTVGGGGLGDFAIRYGYQHFKTDIMVVTIIILILMITTIQWVGEKLIQKIKH, via the coding sequence ATGTTGGAATTTGCATATAAATATTTAGAAAATGTAATATACTATCGTGAAGAACTTTATACAGCACTTGGAGAAACAATTATAATGGTATTTATAGCTGGTATAATTTCCACTCTCATTGGTATAATTTTAGGAATAGCCCTAGCTGTTACTAAAAAAAATGGTATTTTAGAAAATACCTTTATAAATACAACTTTAGCTAGAATAATAAATATATTAAGGTCTATTCCCTTTGTTATTCTATTAGCAGCTTTAATCCCAGTAACTAGATTTATAGTAGGAACTACAATAGGACTAAAGGGAGCGATTGTTCCTTTAATCTTTGGGTCAGCTCCATTTATAGCTAGACAGATTGAATCAGCTCTATCTAGTGTAGATTCTGGAGTAATTGAAGCAGCTTATGCTATGGGTTCCTCTCCATTTGAAATAATCTATAGGGTTCTTCTAAGAGAAGCTCTACCAGAAATCATATATGCTCTAATTATTACAACAGTTAGTCTTATTAGTTTTTCTGCAGTAGCTGGTACAGTTGGTGGTGGAGGACTTGGAGATTTTGCCATCAGATATGGATATCAACATTTTAAAACAGATATTATGGTAGTAACTATTATAATCTTAATTCTTATGATTACTACTATACAATGGGTAGGGGAAAAACTTATTCAAAAAATTAAACACTAA